GCCAAACAGTTTTAATTTTCTTTTTGCAGAAAATCCCCCAACGAGCTGTTAGGTATCTTCAGCTCAAGAAGAAGGGAATTCTCCAAGTTGTTCTTGGTAATGGACACCTGAAACCAGCCAAGTACCATGTAGGCGTTGACGGGCGGCTGTGTCTGCAGAAACGCTGGAAGGAATTTGTCATTGATAGTGGCCTGAAGTCTGAGCAAGTTGTTGTCCTCAACTTCTTTAAACTTGAGGATCGTATGGTTAGAATCACGTTTGACGTGATTGGTTAAGGTTATGAGGATGATTTGTAATAAGTTCTTTTGCGTGCCGAACGCTTCATCTTTTGATGTGTTTTGTAATAAGTACTTTTGTGATCTAAACAACTTcaattattattcagaacttcGTGCTGCCAGTGAGCTAACTGCATTTTTTCATGGGTTGTGGATCAAAATGTGTCAATGTTTACTGTAGACTGCTATATATATGGTATACTCTATACACCATTTCTCTTTTACATGGTTTAGTTGAATAACTCATAGTCAGCTGGAAATTTGTGTTTACACAAAATTTAAACTGATAAATAAGTCGTACAGATAAGAAAACTGCTATGTATATGATTAATTTATTGAAGTTCATCTATTTGGTCGTTAACCTGTTGCTTCTTCACGGTGACTGGTGCGTGTCTAATGTCGCACTTTCTTTTGTTTTCCGTGGCGGTGTTGCTGGTTCTTGTCTCCGCACCATTGTGTTTGTAGCCCCTCGCGTGCTGGTTGATGGCGGCTTTTGTTTTTCAGCTCTGTGAACTGCATCCTTCTTTGCTCcccgcgtgctgattgatggCGGCTTTCGTCTTCCAGTGCTGTGAACTACATCCTTCTTTGCTCCTCGCGTGATCGTTGATGGCGGATTTCGTTTTCCAGCGCCGTGAACTGCATCCTTTCGTGCTCCTACCTTGTTTTTTGAACGTGGTGTCCTTCTCGGTTGTTTCTGTATAGCAGCATTCCCTTGTGGTGGTCTTGTGGGCATTGTTTCTTCATGTTCTTCATCCTCTTCACTCTCTTcactctcttcttcctcttcctcctcttcttcatctgCTTCTTCATAAGCCACTCCTTCTTCAgtttcttcatgttcttcgtcctcttcactctcttcttcttcctcctcttcttcatctcCTTCTTCATAAGCCATTTCTTCTTCAGTTGTGTCACCATCTTCTTCTTAGATTTCATCTTCTTCGTCTTCCTCGTTTTATGATCTTGTTCTTTTGGGGCAGGTTCTTGAATTGTGTCTCTTCCTCTTTTTGCAGATGCTACAGCGTCTCGGTTTCGTCCATTTCTTAGTGTTGTGAGTGGAATTTCTGTTTGGTTGTGCATCGCCATGTCCTCGGTTTTCATGTTCATGTCTTTTTGTACATGTCCTAGAATTGTGGCCGCTGATTTCATTACATGTCTTGCACCTTCTTATTCCCAGTGGGTGACCATCACTATCCAGCTCAGGCTGTGGCTTACTGTTTTTGTCATCATTTTTCTCCTTGCATGCAACCTTTTTCTGGGTTGCATCGCCCCTTTCTTCCTTCCTCTTGTGTTTGAAAAATAGGAGGtggaagaattttttcttttttgaCAACACCAGTTGCGTTGTGTTGGGTATTTTCTACTTGCTCGACATTATTGTCATCCTGGGATTTCTCTACTTGCGTTAgttttgcttctgcttcttcttcttcattgagCACATCAACTTCCTCGATCAGTGCCCTCATACCAGACAACGCTCTGTGGCACCCAGCGTCGGGCTTGTCGCTCTGTTTGCAAGGTCCATTGTTGTTTCTGTCAGCAATTTTCTACGGCAAAAAAGCGAGCTTCCATCTGGTGTTGTTTGTTCGTAGTCTCTCCTGTCAAACTTTGCATTTGATCTTGCATTACGGGTGTATCTTTTCATGATGTACACCTCAGGAATCTTGAGTACTCTCAAATGAGAAAGCATGCATAACACATGGACGCAAAAGAGCCCTGCAGACAACACATGATTTCTTTGTTTTGTAAGTGAACTTCATGAAATTAATAAACACATATTTTTTTCCGTTATTTGTTCATTTTAAAGAAGTGAACTTCATTTGGTTTTGTGAATTACTCATGCATCTGGAATTTTAAAGTTCAGTAAGTGAGCTTTCGTGCATGACTATCAGAAACTAGATTTTTTTTTGCTAGGAGTCGCACCTGTGTGTGTCCAGAGTTTGCACTCACATTCGTAGACACCTTTCTGTTCATCGGCGACCACTTGGAAATTATGCCTTGCCCAGTCAAATGCATCTGATCTGTTGTAGTGGTGTACGAGATACTTTGTCGGGTTCTCAGGGCACCGTTCTGCTCTGAATGCAGTGCTATGGTAGAGTGTTTATTTGAAATCTGCAAACACTCCCCTTGTATACACTTTTGATAGCTAAACTTCAAACCCAAACTGGGTTGTTGTCTTTACCTCTGATTGCATGATCAGAAATGCACTGTTGCGAACCAGAGAAATGTTTTTTTGTAGTTATACTTTAGCAGTTTTTGATGGACATTTTGTTTACCTCATTTGCTACAGTCTCTGCCTGCTCGACGACCTTCCTGGTCTGAATGCATTTGTCCACCTGCTGAGCAAAGAGATGGAGATCATGCTTCACTTTGACAAAGTTTTTCTTCAGTATGCAGTTCATGCTCTCGCTTCTCTGCATGGAAGTCATCCGAGCATAGAAAATTTCCTTGTAGTAAGCCGAGATCCACTCGTGCCTGTCATCCCACAGCGAATTCATCACTTCGTTGTTTTGCAAGTTGTATCTCTGAATGAGGTCCTTCCATGCTTGTTCAAATTCTGACGGCATTAGTGGGTGGTTCAGCACCGCATTGAGGTCATCCTTGAGTTTCTCGTGCGCCTTATACAACAAGGCGAGGTGATCTTTGTACTTCTTCATGACATGCCACCGACACAACTTATGTAGTGTATCTGGGAGGATAGTTTTTAATGCTGCCTTCATCGAAGAACACTGGTCTGAGAAGTTAGAAATAGTGTTTTTTATTAagttgtttgtgtgtgtgtgtaagaTAGATGGAAGAAATATAAGTGTACCAAACAAACGTAAGTATACATGTGTTGTTTTTTTGTACCTGTGAGCATGCAGACTGGCGGCTTGTTGTTCATACACCTCAGAAATGTTTTGAAAACCCACTTGAACGATGGTATTGTTTCATATCACACGAGGGCAACAGCAAATACGGTGCTCTGTAGATGATGGTTCACTCCCATGAAGACTCTCAGCGGCATGTGGAATTTGTTAGTTTTATATGTCATGTCAAATGTAACGCAGTCTCCAAAATCTTCATACGATCCTTTGCAACTTGCGTTGGCCAAAAGACGTTTCTTACATGGTTATCTACATCAACTTCATAATCATAGAAGAACTCTGGGTTTATGTTCTGCATCTTCTCGAAGAAATCCAGAAGTTTCTTGACGTCATCTTGGGACTCTTCTCTGGCAAACTTTTGTTTCCTGCATTTTCAAACGCAATGCAAACTCATCTCATCAAACTGGAAATAATTACCGACAGAATGCTCAAGTGATATGCTTTGTGATGTGCTTACTTGTTTACCCAGTCGCGGCTAGTATGTCCCATGTACTGGAGACCATTGGACATACGCGACAGCGTTGACATCATCTCAGCGTGCGTCTAGTTGTCCAGTTGCATGTCTTTCACTAACTGGTCTATCAAAGGATCGTCTTTTTTGTGGGATCGCATGTGCAAAAGCATCCCGGGGCTTTCCAGCATCTTGTGATTGTGGTTGAGTTCAACCATTTCTATCACAAATTTGCCATCCTTCCTCTTTTTGACTCTAATCTTTGCCTTGCAGTCAATCCTTTTTGATGTCTTCTGACATTTCCGGTGATAATCTGACACAGTCTGCTTGTACGTCCCTTCTCTTGAGCAGACAATGTAGGCATTTGTCCTGTGTTTTGCCCTCTTGCGTATGCCAAACGGTGCACATCTTGCATAATTGTTGTAAAAGTCCCATGCCTTGTCGTACGTGGTGAACTTCATTCCAGCGGTAGGTATGAGGTTCAGCGACATGTTTTTATCCTGCATTAAGTGCAATGCTCTATGAGATAATTTGTTCTATTCTGTTTTTTAAATACGAGGAGTGCATACGAGTTTAATAAAGCATTGCAGTGTTCCTAAGTTTTTAGAAGAATCCAATGTATTAGATGTTAGGTCAAACCTCACAACAAATATCAGTGTGCACTGCAATGTTATCTCAATGGACTGCAACTATAATTATTTTTTCAGAACATAAACTTACATGTGTGTAGAGTCGTTCACTGATGGTGTTTGCAGCTCACTGGGTTGTATTGGACATGGTGGGGTTATAGCAGATCTGTGTAGTTGAGGATCTCGCGGCGGCAATAGTGAGGAGGATTTGTACCTGCCGTCGACTTTTGACCGAGGCACCGTTGGTGGTCGCAGTGTCGAAGTTGATGCAGCAGGTCTGCTTGGAGCTCTGTTTTTCGGTGCAGCAGGTGGACGCTGAGCTCTATTTTGGGGTGCAGCGGGTGGATGTGGTGGTAATCCAGTCTTGTGACGATGTCTCAGTGGATTGGTTTGAAAATTTTGGAGCGGTGGcacatcatcatagtcataatcATCATCTGCTGCAACATCGTGTTCAACTGCATCATCATTGTCTGTTTGGACATGCTGTCCAAACATAGTGAACTTGTGCTTATGCTCTAGGTTGAGAACTGTTATTGGCTCATCTTCAccgtcatcatcttcatcatcccgtcgGTGAGTGCCCTCCCAGACGAATGTGACATCATCGTCATCTTCGACTACCTCTTCTTCCTGGAAAAAATCCTCTTCCGGAGAGTACTgcattgtgacgcccggataattaagctatagtgaacctacgctaatgatgccatgtcacctcggttactgtttaTAATCTCGCGTTaattcaaaaccgattcaaaattcaaattcaaaataaaggCAAACATCAAAAGCCTTCAAACAGTAAAACTAAAATGTTATTTTGGTTGCAAATAATCACTACTAAATTGTCATGCAGGGACCAACATTAATGAGTTAATAAAATGCCATTAACCCATTTTTAAATTAGACCAACAACAATTAAGTGGACCATTTACATTCAAACCAAATTTTAAACATTTCAAAATAATCTCAAACTTAGAGAACAGCAGCAAAATATTACCAAGTATTTGTGTGACAGGTTTCATATGCAACTAAATTGTTTTGCTGGTCAAATAAATACCGAGCGGAGactaaaaagaaaacaaaaaagttAAAAGAAAAAATTAATTAGAAAAAAGGACACCCCCCTAGCCAATTGGGCCAAACGGCCCAGCCGACCAGCACACCGGCCCAGCCAGGCCCGCCCACCTACTGGCTTACTTTGGCCCCTGCCCTCCCACCGAAACCTAACCCTAACCAGCACACAATACCCACTCCCCACTCTCTCTCGATCCATTCTGGATCGGGGCCCCAATGCCCGATCCCGCCCACATcgtcgccctcgccgcccctcgccaccgTTCGCCGGATCGTCCACCACCTCCCAGCCGGACCGCTCCGTCCTCAAACCCCCTCCCTCGCTGGATCTGGATCGAGGCGCTGTGCCCGCCATCCCCGACGCGCCCCGTCACTCACCGCCGCTGCACCTCGCCACCTCATCGCGCCGGACGTCGCCAcaccgtcgtccccttcctcctcctcgtcactcGCTGCCTAGTCCCTACGCACCGCCGTGAgcttccttccttctcccctaCTTTCGTCGCTGTAGGCCGAGCCCCTGGCCGCGCCCACTGCTGCCCTGTCGCCGCACCTTGGCCACTGTCCGCGCCCGGACACGCCCCTGCACAGCGGTCGCCGCTTCTGACTGCGTGCGCCGAGCGCCCCTGGCGCATCCATGCCACGCGCCCCGCCGCGCCTCTTCTCACCCCCCGCCGCTCTGCTGCTGCAgctcaccgccgccccgcgctcCTCCGCCCGAGCATCGCCTTGCCGCGCGCCACCgctccgcactccgcctcgcccCGACCAACGCTGTCGCAGAGCTTCTCGTCACAGGCCGTGTCCACCGTTTCCCTGCACTGTCCGCCGGGCCTCATCGCTGCCGCATCCAATGCTCGGTGCCGGTGCCCATCTGCAGTGCTCGACCCTCTCCTGGGTCGGGTGCTCGCATCGCCCAGCGCCCGAATCCCCCGTGCCCGTAACAGCTATGGCCTTTGGCCCATTCACAGTCGGGGCCCACGCCCCAAAAAgtttttagaaaaaaaaaattaaattaaattaattaattaactaaattaattaagttaattaatcctatttaattaatctaattaacctgttagtttaattaaacagtaataagtttaacctaaaccctaattaacctaacagtgtatgacatgtgggtcccagtgGGCCCACGCGTcaagttgaccagtcaacacctccgttgactgctgacgtcatgctaatgtcagcaaacactattctggataatgttgaattaaattaattaaagaaattctaaaaataatttaaaactttagaaaatcatataaaataaaccggaGCTCAGATGAAAAAACtgtgtacatgaaagttgctcagaacgacgagacgaatccggatacagagcccgtttgtccgccacacatccctagcatagcaaactcgcaactttccccctccggttcatctgtccaaaaacgcgaaacaccgggaatactttcccgcatgattccccccttcgccggtatcacctatccctgcgttagatTACCCTAGCACTAcgtattgccatgttatactttgtgatgctttgaatgctctgttatttattgtgttcccctccattacttctttccggtagacctcgagaccgttgtcgatacccctgtgatcgactacatcgacgacgaccccttcttcttgccagagcaaccaggcaagcccccccccttgatcaccagatatcgcctattccttctctatactgcttgcattagagtagtgtagcatgttactgcttttggttaatcctattctgatgcatagcctatcattgttgctattgttgttacccttacctgctatcctactgcttagtataggatgctagtgttccatcagtggccctacactcttgtccgtctgccatgctatactactgggccgtgatcactcgggaggtgatcacgggcatatgctatatacttatactattacattacttatgatactgttcggagatggcgactgaaggggcaggtggctccatcccggtagaggtgggcctgggttcccgacagcccccgactgttactttgtggcggagcgacagggcaggttgagaccacctaggagagaggtgggcctggccctggtcggcgtttaaggatacttaacacgcttaacgagatcttggtatttgatctgagttgggtcattgaccttatacgcactaaccgccacgtgggacaagatatgggcaaccggcgtcgtggttttgacgtcagcgactgagcggcgcgcgccggattggactggaacgcctgctaggctaggtctgcttccggccgcgtacgcaacatgcaggtgtgcaatgggcgatgggcccagacccctctGTTAAGCCTAGGttgggctgcgacgtgttgatcttccgaggccgtacatgacccaggaaagtgtgcccggccagagggatcgagcgtgtcgggtaatgtggtgcacccctgcagggaagtttatcccgtgatcttcggtaacaggatgacttggagttgtaccttgaccttatgacaactagaaccggatacttaataaaacacacccttccaagtgccagatataacccggtgatcgctctcacacagggcgacgaggggaggatcgccgggtaggattatgctatgcgatgctacttggtgaacttaccatctactcttttctacatgctgcaagatggaggctgccagaagtgtagtctatgacaggactagctatccccctcttattctggcattctgcagttcactccaccgatattgcccctttacatagatacccctacatatgtagtgtagatccttgcttgcgagtactttggatgagtactcacagttgcttttctccctcttttccccctttcctttctccctggTTGTGGCAAcgagatgctggagcccaggagccaaggtcgacgacgacgactcctactaccctggaggtgcctactactacatgcaggccgctgacgacgaccaggagtagtttaggaggatcccaggcaggaggcttacgcctctttcgatctgtatcccagtttgtgctagctatcttatggcaacttgtttaacttatgtctgtactcagatattgttgcttccgctgactcgtctatgatcgagcacttgtattcgagccctcgaggcccctggcttgtattatgatgctt
The Aegilops tauschii subsp. strangulata cultivar AL8/78 chromosome 3, Aet v6.0, whole genome shotgun sequence genome window above contains:
- the LOC141042786 gene encoding protein FAR-RED IMPAIRED RESPONSE 1-like translates to MSLNLIPTAGMKFTTYDKAWDFYNNYARCAPFGIRKRAKHRTNAYIVCSREGTYKQTVSDYHRKCQKTSKRIDCKAKIRVKKRKDGKFVIEMVELNHNHKMLESPGMLLHMRSHKKDDPLIDQLVKDMQLDN
- the LOC109740049 gene encoding protein FAR1-RELATED SEQUENCE 1-like, with product MSNGLQYMGHTSRDWVNKKQKFAREESQDDVKKLLDFFEKMQNINPEFFYDYEVDVDNHAALKTILPDTLHKLCRWHVMKKYKDHLALLYKAHEKLKDDLNAVLNHPLMPSEFEQAWKDLIQRYNLQNNEVMNSLWDDRHEWISAYYKEIFYARMTSMQRSESMNCILKKNFVKVKHDLHLFAQQVDKCIQTRKVVEQAETVANEVNKMSIKNC